From the genome of Vicia villosa cultivar HV-30 ecotype Madison, WI linkage group LG2, Vvil1.0, whole genome shotgun sequence, one region includes:
- the LOC131649084 gene encoding uncharacterized protein LOC131649084, with translation MPRRNFTKNNMSLTQEWQHLLKAKLLAPIAPPNINTSSPRYNPNARCAYHSECVGHDTNNCWTLKHKIQDMIDAGEIEFDPPETPNVITAPMPKHDKTVDVVNQDSYFTNVMSLTTPLPLIKKKLLQAGLFPGCVEGCYYCSSQSNGCVMLKTGIQRLMDNRTILFERMPYMENLYEDLAQNLKFEDLSVISKTLVRIPTKGPIRITAEPKVAPLIITKPGPIPYSSDKAVPWSCGNNVYIHGVKQEALNDEPIKVPNPNVDNIVGTSKVTRSGRIFSPEISPDANTLTQIPVSNSTADVRGKGPQLEPVQTPVEASAKDVSQKEMDEILKIIRKSDYDVIEQLGHTSSKISMLSLLTCSEAHVKALMKFLKAAHMPQEIFVNQFEKCVSSLTTNNYLGFFDADLTPAGKSHNKALHISIECKGTTLSHVLVDNGSSLNVLPKMVLYRLDS, from the coding sequence ATGCCTAGAAGAAACTTCACAAAGAACAACATGTCATTAACTCAGGAATGGCAACACCTACTAAAGGCAAAATTACTTGCACCAATAGCTCCACCAAACATAAATACATCCTCTCCTCGCTATAATCCTAACGCAAGGTGTGCATATCATTCGGAATGCGTGGGGCATGACACCAACAACTGTTGGACACTGAAACACAAGATCCAGGATATGATTGACGcaggagaaattgagttcgatcctcctgaAACTCCCAATGttatcactgctcctatgccaaaaCATGACAAAACAGTCGATGTTGTTAACCAGGATTCTTATTTTACTAACGTGATGAGCCTGACTACTCCTCTCCCTCTTATCAAGAAGAAGCTGTTGCAAGCCGGTTTATTTCCGGGTTGTGTTGAAGGCTGTTACTACTGCTCGTCTCAGTCAAATGGTTGTGTAATGTTGAAGACTGGAATTCAACGCTTGATGGATAATCGAACGATCTTGTTTGAAAGAATGCCTTATATGGAAAATTTGTATGAAGATCTAGctcaaaatttgaaattcgaagacttGTCCGTGATCTCTAAGACTCTTGTGAGAATTCCTACCAAGGGCCCCATAAGGATCACTGCTGAGCCCAAGGTAGCTCCCTTGATCATTACCAAGCCTGGTCCAATCCCGTACTCCTCTGACAAGGCTGTCCCTTGGAGTTGTGGCAATAATGTGTACATCCATGGTGTGAAACAAGAAGCCTTGAATGATGAGCCCATCAAAGTTCCCAATCCCAACGTTGACAATATCGTGGGGACCAGTAAGGTTACAAGAAGCGGAAGGATTTTCTCCCCGGAAATCTCTCCAGATGCCAATACCTTGACCCAAATTCCTGTTTCTAATTCAACTGCTGATGTGCGAGGAAAGGGGCCACAGCTGGAACCAGTTCAGACACCAGTTGAAGCTTCTGCTAAAGACGTCTCCCAGAAAGAAATGGATGAAATTCTGAAGATCATCCGAAAAAGTGATTATGACGTGATTGAACAGTTGGGGCACACTTCCTCCAAGATATCCATGCTATCATTATTAACTTGTTCTGAGGCTCATGTTAAGGCTCTGATGAAGTTTCTAAAAGCTGCGCACATGCCACAAGAGATTTTTGTTAATCAATTCGAGAAGTGTGTTTCAAGCTTGACAACCAACAACTACCTGGGGTTTTTCGATGCTGATTTGACTCCAGCTGGGAAAAGTCACAATAAAGCCTTGCACATCTCCATTGAGTGTAAGGGCactactctgtctcatgtgctggtggaTAACGGTTCCTCGTTGAATGTGTTGCCTAAAATGGTGCTGTATAGACTTGATTCTTAA